From the Amycolatopsis thermoflava N1165 genome, one window contains:
- a CDS encoding MarR family winged helix-turn-helix transcriptional regulator: MDDRETRPPTLLALPSYLAGHVARIGHRGLVAALAEHDLRLPHFAVLTGLSDFGPLAQHALADRLRLNRSHLVGYLDLLEQRGYVRRERDPADRRRQRAALTESGMALVRRLQEVAHRSQEESLGVLSTEERRTLVELMRRVVVADDAASKEVTA; encoded by the coding sequence ATGGACGACCGCGAGACGCGCCCGCCGACCCTGCTGGCCCTGCCCTCGTACCTGGCGGGCCACGTCGCGCGGATCGGGCACCGCGGGCTGGTCGCCGCACTGGCCGAGCACGACCTGCGGCTGCCGCACTTCGCCGTGCTGACCGGGTTGTCGGACTTCGGGCCGCTGGCACAGCACGCGCTCGCCGACCGGCTCAGGCTCAACCGCAGCCACCTCGTCGGCTACCTGGACCTGCTGGAGCAACGCGGTTACGTCCGCCGCGAACGCGATCCCGCCGACCGGCGGCGTCAGCGCGCCGCCCTGACCGAGTCCGGCATGGCGCTGGTGCGCCGCCTGCAGGAGGTGGCGCACCGCTCGCAGGAGGAGTCGCTGGGCGTGCTGTCCACAGAGGAGCGCCGGACACTGGTGGAGCTGATGCGCCGGGTGGTCGTGGCCGACGACGCGGCCTCGAAGGAAGTGACCGCCTAG
- a CDS encoding phosphocholine-specific phospholipase C — MTALNRRGFLQLAGGSAALSALAPSIARAAAIPAGHRTGTLRDIEHVVVLMQENRSFDHYFGSLRGVRGFGDPRPVTLPSGKSVWHQSDGTREVLPFRPEARNLGLQFLEDLDHSWEGGHAAWNQGRYDRWIPAKTATTMAYLTREDIPFHYALADAFTICDAYHCSLIGPTDPNRYYMWSGYTGNDGAGGGPVIDNDELGYSWTTYPERLEEAGVSWKIYQDVGDGLDAEHSWGWISDAYRGNYGDNSLLYFDNYRNAKPGDPLYEKARTGTNAAKGEGFFDILTADVQAGRLLAVSWIVAPEAFTEHPNWPANYGAWYIARVLDALTAHPEVWSRTALFITYDENDGFFDHVVPPYPDRSTVDLSGELLDGQPYGLGQRVPMLVVSPWSKGGRVCSQVFDHTSIVRFLERRFGVHEPNISPWRRAICGDLTAAFDFSRTDAAVPGLPGTDGYYPPDRERHPDYVPAPPADPALPRQERGQRPALPLPYDLTVDGQVRDGVLRLTFASRGPVGAHFHVTSAAGPRGYTVGAGQRLSDEWPASSEVVVHGPNGFYRRFAGGGAEVTARPVGGDLQLVLTNPGRATLGVTVTSGYGHRRVDYRLRPGTAVTHLVRTTDGWYDVTVSAPGVTRQLAGHVQTGRLSRTDPALGA; from the coding sequence ATGACAGCCCTGAACCGTCGCGGGTTCCTGCAGCTGGCGGGCGGTTCCGCCGCCCTGTCCGCGCTCGCCCCGAGCATCGCCCGCGCCGCCGCCATCCCCGCCGGACACCGCACCGGCACCCTGCGCGACATCGAGCACGTCGTCGTCCTGATGCAGGAGAACCGTTCGTTCGACCACTACTTCGGCTCGCTGCGCGGGGTGCGCGGCTTCGGCGACCCGCGCCCGGTGACCCTGCCCAGCGGCAAGTCCGTGTGGCACCAGTCCGACGGGACGCGCGAGGTGCTCCCGTTCCGGCCCGAGGCGCGGAATCTCGGGCTGCAGTTCCTGGAGGACCTCGACCACAGCTGGGAAGGCGGCCACGCCGCGTGGAACCAGGGCCGCTACGACCGCTGGATCCCGGCGAAGACGGCGACCACGATGGCGTACCTGACGCGCGAGGACATCCCGTTCCACTACGCCCTCGCCGACGCGTTCACGATCTGCGACGCCTACCACTGCTCGCTGATCGGGCCCACCGATCCGAACCGGTACTACATGTGGAGCGGCTACACCGGCAACGACGGCGCCGGCGGTGGCCCGGTCATCGACAACGACGAACTCGGCTACAGCTGGACGACCTACCCGGAACGACTCGAAGAAGCCGGCGTGTCGTGGAAGATCTACCAGGACGTCGGCGACGGCCTCGACGCCGAGCACAGCTGGGGCTGGATCAGCGACGCCTACCGCGGCAACTACGGCGACAACTCGTTGCTGTACTTCGACAACTACCGCAACGCTAAGCCGGGCGACCCGCTGTACGAGAAGGCGCGCACGGGCACGAACGCCGCGAAGGGCGAGGGGTTCTTCGACATCCTCACCGCCGACGTGCAGGCGGGCCGACTGCTCGCGGTGTCGTGGATCGTCGCGCCGGAGGCGTTCACCGAGCACCCGAACTGGCCGGCGAACTACGGCGCCTGGTACATCGCGCGGGTCCTCGACGCGCTCACCGCGCACCCGGAGGTGTGGAGCCGGACGGCGCTGTTCATCACCTACGACGAGAACGACGGGTTCTTCGACCACGTGGTGCCGCCGTACCCGGACCGGTCCACTGTGGACCTCTCCGGCGAGCTGCTGGACGGTCAGCCGTACGGGCTGGGCCAGCGGGTGCCGATGCTGGTGGTGTCGCCGTGGAGCAAGGGCGGCCGGGTGTGCTCGCAGGTGTTCGACCACACCTCGATCGTGCGGTTCCTGGAGCGGCGGTTCGGGGTGCACGAGCCGAACATCTCGCCGTGGCGCCGGGCGATCTGCGGTGACCTGACCGCGGCGTTCGACTTCTCCCGCACGGACGCCGCGGTGCCGGGCCTGCCCGGGACGGACGGCTACTACCCGCCCGACCGCGAGCGGCACCCGGACTACGTGCCCGCTCCGCCGGCCGATCCGGCGCTGCCGCGGCAGGAACGCGGTCAGCGCCCGGCTCTGCCGCTGCCCTACGACCTCACGGTGGACGGCCAGGTGCGCGACGGCGTGCTGCGGCTGACGTTCGCCAGCCGCGGCCCGGTGGGCGCGCACTTCCACGTGACGTCGGCGGCGGGCCCGCGCGGCTACACGGTCGGCGCGGGGCAGCGGCTGAGCGACGAGTGGCCGGCGTCGTCGGAGGTCGTCGTGCACGGCCCGAACGGTTTCTACCGGCGGTTCGCGGGCGGCGGGGCCGAGGTGACCGCGCGGCCGGTCGGCGGGGACCTGCAGCTGGTGCTGACGAACCCGGGCCGCGCGACGCTGGGGGTGACGGTGACGAGCGGCTACGGCCACCGGCGGGTGGACTACCGCCTCCGCCCCGGCACGGCGGTCACCCACCTGGTCCGGACGACCGACGGGTGGTACGACGTGACCGTGAGCGCCCCCGGCGTGACCCGGCAGCTGGCGGGGCACGTGCAGACCGGACGGCTGAGCCGAACGGACCCGGCCCTCGGCGCCTGA
- a CDS encoding long-chain-fatty-acid--CoA ligase — protein MSFNLAIMLRESATATPGKDFLRFPSGAMTYAEVDERSGRVAVALREARLRPGDKVAVQLANVPEFVIAYFGILKAGLTMVPLNPLLKAAEIAYHLDDSDARMIIAHAAGAPEVTTALKEVPDVRAVVVGDLDAGTWPEGTLSFPVLLEPADDGDIFPGAADDTAVLLYTSGTTGRPKGAELSHFQLYMTCTLGSERFGAEPEDVALAVLPFFHVYGLSSILNASARHGRTISVVPRFEVPAVLEAIQRDRVTIMAGVPTMYHALAYADTTGYDTSSLRIGSSGGAAIPEEVLRRFEEKYGIPVLEGYGLSESASTTTVNPGADNRKILSIGKPIWGVELRIVDDQDRPLPSGQVGEIVLRGHNITKGYYKRPQETAEAFRGGWFHTGDLGYVDSDGFVFIVDRKKDLIIRGGFNVYPREVEELLYRHPAVGEAAVIGEPDERLGEEVVAVVSLKPGASAEPDEIVAWAKERIAAYKYPRRVRIVDELPKGATGKIAKLELRARLRG, from the coding sequence ATGAGCTTCAACCTGGCGATCATGCTGCGGGAGTCCGCGACGGCCACGCCGGGCAAGGACTTCCTGCGCTTCCCGTCGGGTGCGATGACCTACGCCGAGGTCGACGAGCGCTCCGGCCGGGTCGCCGTCGCCCTGCGCGAAGCCCGCCTGCGGCCCGGGGACAAGGTCGCCGTGCAGCTCGCCAACGTGCCCGAGTTCGTGATCGCCTACTTCGGCATCCTCAAGGCGGGCCTGACGATGGTCCCGCTCAACCCGCTGCTCAAGGCCGCCGAGATCGCCTACCACCTGGACGACTCCGACGCGCGCATGATCATCGCCCACGCCGCGGGCGCGCCCGAAGTCACCACGGCGCTCAAGGAGGTCCCGGACGTCCGCGCGGTGGTCGTCGGCGACCTGGACGCTGGCACCTGGCCGGAGGGGACGCTGTCCTTCCCGGTGCTGCTGGAGCCCGCGGACGACGGCGACATCTTCCCCGGCGCGGCGGACGACACGGCCGTGCTGCTCTACACCAGCGGCACCACCGGCCGCCCCAAGGGCGCCGAACTGTCCCACTTCCAGCTCTACATGACCTGCACCCTGGGCAGCGAGCGATTCGGCGCGGAACCCGAGGACGTCGCGCTGGCCGTGCTGCCGTTCTTCCACGTCTACGGCCTGTCGAGCATTCTCAACGCCTCGGCCCGGCACGGGCGCACGATCTCGGTGGTGCCGCGGTTCGAGGTGCCCGCGGTGCTGGAGGCGATCCAGCGGGACCGGGTCACGATCATGGCCGGCGTGCCCACGATGTACCACGCGCTGGCCTACGCCGACACCACCGGCTACGACACCAGCAGCCTGCGGATCGGCAGCTCCGGCGGCGCGGCGATCCCGGAGGAGGTGCTGCGCCGCTTCGAGGAGAAGTACGGGATCCCGGTGCTGGAGGGGTACGGGCTGTCCGAGTCGGCGTCGACCACGACGGTCAACCCGGGCGCGGACAACCGCAAGATCCTCTCGATCGGCAAGCCGATCTGGGGCGTGGAACTGCGGATCGTCGACGACCAGGACCGCCCGCTGCCGTCCGGGCAGGTGGGCGAGATCGTGCTGCGCGGGCACAACATCACGAAGGGTTACTACAAGCGGCCGCAGGAGACCGCGGAGGCGTTCCGCGGCGGCTGGTTCCACACCGGCGACCTCGGCTACGTCGACTCCGACGGGTTCGTGTTCATCGTGGACCGCAAGAAGGACCTGATCATCCGCGGCGGGTTCAACGTCTACCCGCGCGAGGTGGAGGAGCTGCTGTACCGGCACCCGGCGGTCGGCGAGGCGGCGGTGATCGGCGAGCCGGACGAGCGGCTCGGCGAGGAGGTCGTCGCGGTGGTCTCGCTCAAGCCGGGCGCGAGCGCCGAGCCGGACGAGATCGTGGCGTGGGCGAAGGAGCGCATCGCCGCGTACAAGTACCCGCGGCGGGTGCGGATCGTCGATGAGCTGCCGAAGGGCGCGACGGGCAAGATCGCGAAGCTGGAGTTGCGGGCGCGTCTGCGAGGATGA
- a CDS encoding hydroxypyruvate isomerase family protein: protein MRYDVNTSILFTELAPERRPAAAAAAGFAGVESWWPFDGVPGDSEVDRFVASIADAGVELVSLNVPHGDLAAGERGLAGFASRTAEFREGVDVAAGIAERLGCSRFNVLPGNRTGASRDVLLDNLAFAADRLPGTVLLEPLSGAPDYPLLRAADALALADEVGADNIALLTDVYHLGSNGDDLDALLTPPLLERTGHVQVADAPGRHEPGTGTLGVTAWLDRLAATGYDGWVGLEYVPTGSTVDSLGWLSRR from the coding sequence ATGCGGTACGACGTCAACACCTCGATCCTGTTCACCGAGCTGGCGCCGGAGCGCCGTCCGGCCGCGGCGGCGGCGGCCGGGTTCGCGGGTGTGGAGTCGTGGTGGCCGTTCGACGGCGTGCCCGGGGACAGCGAGGTCGACCGGTTCGTCGCGTCCATCGCCGACGCCGGGGTCGAGCTGGTGTCGCTGAACGTGCCGCACGGCGATCTCGCCGCGGGCGAGCGGGGGCTGGCCGGGTTCGCCTCACGGACGGCCGAGTTCCGCGAAGGCGTGGACGTCGCGGCTGGGATCGCGGAGCGGCTCGGGTGCTCGCGGTTCAACGTCCTGCCCGGCAACCGGACCGGCGCCTCGCGGGACGTGCTGCTGGACAACCTCGCCTTCGCCGCAGACCGGCTGCCGGGCACGGTGTTGCTGGAACCGCTCAGCGGCGCGCCGGACTACCCGCTACTGCGCGCCGCCGACGCGCTCGCGCTCGCGGACGAGGTCGGGGCGGACAACATCGCGCTGCTGACGGACGTCTACCACCTGGGCAGCAACGGCGACGACCTGGACGCGCTCCTCACGCCGCCACTGCTGGAGCGCACCGGGCACGTCCAGGTGGCCGACGCGCCGGGACGGCACGAGCCGGGCACCGGCACGCTCGGGGTGACCGCCTGGCTGGACCGGCTGGCCGCCACCGGGTACGACGGCTGGGTGGGCCTGGAGTACGTGCCAACAGGGTCCACTGTGGATAGTCTCGGGTGGCTGTCCCGGCGCTGA
- a CDS encoding MFS transporter, whose amino-acid sequence MTRSSAPFAALLIAVLSFSLLQTMPVPALPTLQAEFGTSTTTVSWVLSAFLLTASVATGLLGRLGDMFGKRRVLLACLAVSAAGTLLAALAPSIGVLIAARAIQGVGAATFPLAFGIVRDEFPRERVPVAIGWISSTFGIGFGVGLVIPGLIVDALSWEWIFWLMFAVIVAGIAAVAAFVRESPVRSPGRVDWAGALLLTGGLVALLLAISEGRVWGWGSAAIIGLFAAAVVLLVVFALVEKRLAQPLIDIGLLGRPAVLTSNITALIIGFGMYGAFTLVPLLVETPPQAGYGFGASVTEAGLFIIPMAVTMLFASPLAGRIGAKAGFKLPLVLACVIGAAGFVLFAVAHGEPWPIYLGNGILGIGVGFAFASLANLVVGAVDPRQTGEATGINTIMRTIGGTFGAQIASTIVTAEVVAGTRFPVESGYTTAFVLSAIAMGVAALVALAGPGRLVPAPAPREMAAR is encoded by the coding sequence ATGACACGAAGTTCCGCACCCTTCGCCGCGCTGCTGATCGCGGTGCTGTCGTTCTCGTTGCTGCAGACCATGCCGGTGCCCGCCCTGCCGACGCTGCAGGCCGAGTTCGGCACCTCCACCACCACCGTCTCCTGGGTGCTGAGCGCCTTCCTGCTCACCGCGTCGGTCGCCACCGGGCTGCTCGGCCGCCTCGGCGACATGTTCGGCAAGCGCCGCGTGCTGCTCGCCTGCCTCGCGGTGTCCGCGGCCGGCACCCTGCTCGCGGCGCTCGCCCCGTCGATCGGCGTGCTGATCGCGGCCCGCGCGATCCAGGGCGTCGGCGCGGCGACCTTCCCGCTGGCCTTCGGCATCGTGCGCGACGAGTTCCCCCGCGAACGGGTGCCGGTCGCGATCGGCTGGATCAGCTCGACCTTCGGCATCGGGTTCGGCGTCGGGCTGGTGATCCCCGGTCTGATCGTGGACGCGCTGAGCTGGGAGTGGATCTTCTGGCTGATGTTCGCGGTGATCGTCGCCGGCATCGCCGCCGTCGCCGCGTTCGTGCGCGAGTCGCCGGTGCGCTCGCCGGGCCGCGTCGACTGGGCGGGCGCGCTGCTGCTCACCGGCGGCCTGGTCGCGCTGCTGCTGGCGATCAGCGAGGGCCGGGTGTGGGGCTGGGGCTCCGCGGCGATCATCGGGCTGTTCGCGGCCGCCGTGGTCCTGCTGGTCGTGTTCGCGCTGGTGGAAAAGCGCCTGGCCCAGCCGTTGATCGACATCGGGTTGCTCGGCCGTCCCGCGGTGCTGACGTCCAACATCACCGCGCTGATCATCGGCTTCGGCATGTACGGCGCGTTCACGCTGGTGCCGCTGCTCGTCGAGACGCCGCCGCAGGCCGGGTACGGGTTCGGCGCGTCGGTCACCGAGGCCGGGTTGTTCATCATCCCGATGGCCGTGACCATGCTGTTCGCCAGCCCGCTCGCCGGGCGCATCGGCGCGAAGGCAGGGTTCAAGCTCCCGCTGGTGCTGGCGTGCGTGATCGGCGCGGCCGGGTTCGTGCTGTTCGCCGTCGCGCACGGCGAGCCGTGGCCGATCTACCTCGGCAACGGGATCCTCGGCATCGGCGTCGGGTTCGCCTTCGCCTCGCTGGCCAACCTCGTCGTCGGCGCGGTCGACCCGCGCCAGACCGGGGAGGCGACCGGCATCAACACGATCATGCGCACCATCGGCGGCACCTTCGGCGCGCAGATCGCGTCGACCATCGTCACCGCCGAGGTCGTCGCGGGCACCCGGTTCCCGGTGGAATCCGGCTACACCACGGCGTTCGTGCTGTCCGCGATCGCGATGGGCGTGGCGGCGCTGGTCGCGCTCGCCGGCCCGGGACGGCTGGTGCCCGCCCCCGCGCCACGCGAGATGGCCGCTCGATGA
- a CDS encoding LLM class flavin-dependent oxidoreductase produces MTDYGHDLLFGAVLTPATGRPELALDLARVADRAGLDLVSVPDHPYRPEFTEAWTTLSVIAARTERVRVFPNVANVPLRPPAMLARAVASLGALSGGRVDLALGAGAYWDAIAAEGGPWRAPAEAVAALGEAIAVIRALWTPGGPVHLPGKHYGLDGAEPAPAPGRPGIWVGALGPRMLRLTGTLADGWLPSMTRIPPADLPAANAAVDAAAADAGRDPAAIRRLYNLSPPALGSPRGWPERLADLALTHGVSGFLLPADSPGLLQLFATEIAPAVRELVAAARDGRGPSPAPLAARPTPDDGFRLSAERVWDEDDRPSAPRPDPRRRYDDREQAAGQRLIEVHDHLRAELGQLRDLLTEVAAGTLDPGAARSRLHTLTLRQNNWTLGAYCESYCRVVSIHHQREDSDVFPALRRFEPGLAPVLDRLADEHHAIQALVERVDAALVAFVGTDGDITALHAALDLLTDALLSHLSYEERELTEPLARLWGRDPGGGDGLV; encoded by the coding sequence ATGACCGACTACGGGCACGACCTGCTCTTCGGCGCGGTCCTCACCCCGGCCACCGGACGACCGGAACTGGCGCTGGACCTCGCGCGGGTCGCTGACCGCGCCGGGTTGGACCTGGTGAGCGTGCCGGATCACCCGTACCGGCCCGAGTTCACCGAGGCGTGGACGACGCTGTCGGTGATCGCCGCGCGGACCGAGCGGGTCCGGGTGTTCCCCAACGTCGCCAACGTGCCGCTGCGCCCGCCCGCGATGCTGGCCCGCGCCGTCGCGAGCCTGGGCGCGCTCAGCGGCGGCCGGGTGGACCTGGCGCTGGGCGCCGGGGCGTACTGGGACGCGATCGCCGCTGAGGGCGGGCCGTGGCGCGCGCCCGCGGAAGCGGTCGCCGCGCTCGGCGAGGCGATCGCCGTGATCCGTGCACTGTGGACACCCGGCGGCCCGGTCCACCTGCCGGGCAAGCACTACGGCCTGGACGGCGCCGAACCCGCTCCCGCGCCGGGCCGTCCGGGGATCTGGGTCGGCGCGCTCGGGCCGCGGATGCTGCGCCTGACCGGCACCCTCGCCGACGGCTGGCTGCCGAGCATGACCCGCATCCCGCCCGCTGATCTCCCCGCCGCCAACGCCGCCGTCGACGCGGCCGCGGCGGACGCGGGACGCGACCCGGCCGCGATCCGCCGTCTCTACAACCTGTCCCCGCCCGCGCTCGGCTCGCCGCGCGGCTGGCCCGAGCGGCTCGCCGACCTGGCCCTCACCCACGGCGTGAGCGGGTTCCTGCTGCCGGCCGACTCCCCGGGCCTGCTGCAGCTCTTCGCGACCGAAATCGCCCCGGCGGTGCGCGAACTGGTCGCCGCCGCGCGGGACGGGCGCGGACCGTCGCCCGCGCCGCTGGCCGCCCGGCCCACCCCGGACGACGGTTTCCGGCTGAGCGCCGAACGGGTCTGGGACGAGGACGACCGCCCGTCGGCTCCCCGACCGGACCCGCGGCGCCGCTACGACGACCGGGAACAGGCCGCCGGGCAACGGCTGATCGAGGTGCACGACCACCTGCGCGCCGAGCTCGGGCAGCTGCGCGACCTGCTCACCGAGGTGGCCGCCGGGACCCTCGACCCCGGCGCCGCGCGCTCCCGCCTGCACACCCTCACCCTGCGGCAGAACAACTGGACGCTCGGCGCCTACTGCGAGTCCTATTGCCGCGTGGTCAGCATTCACCACCAGCGCGAGGACTCCGACGTGTTCCCCGCGCTGCGCCGGTTCGAGCCCGGGCTCGCCCCGGTGCTGGACCGGCTGGCGGACGAGCACCACGCCATCCAGGCCCTCGTCGAACGGGTCGACGCGGCACTGGTCGCGTTCGTCGGCACCGACGGCGACATCACCGCGCTGCACGCCGCGCTCGACCTGCTCACCGACGCGCTGCTGTCCCACCTGTCCTACGAGGAGCGCGAGCTGACCGAGCCGCTCGCCCGGCTGTGGGGCCGCGATCCGGGTGGCGGAGATGGCCTGGTCTGA
- a CDS encoding nitrate- and nitrite sensing domain-containing protein, which yields MKNTDDKSGEGHHKSIRKRLTGTVLIPSIALLVMWIAGSGYFLVDAIYVRTVASSVQDVSIPAVTALGAVQQERQLSLVYLERPQVGLRDLQAQQQSIDRSLTSLRSALGEVKSLVPDEIGQRMNQMEASLDQLPVIRAEINLRTISKEQVNDFYNRLLDVSTDLFDSQARLVPDAESTQGGMTSVDIFRASDQMSRAASLASSAFASGQFAPADHLQFAQLVGSYRNQLAKIASYMAPEAGQRYRDLTSSEQWQRLTAAENSIITHGPGVFRENVGGLTVRENDWRDLTTEVSGRLISLTVEQSELASGAALDKGNVNLWTVIIGSVVALLAAIASIWVAVRVSRTLVDRTLMTRLERLRNDSLELARTRLPSIVNRLKEGESVDVTAELPRLDHGKDEIGQVAEAFNIAQLTAVQAAASEAKARSGVNNVFLGIAHRNQGLVHRQLQILDRMESREENPEQLKGLFQLDHLATRARRTTENLIILGGKQPGRRWRKPVWLMDVLRAAVSETEHYSRVEVENVPQVAIIGSAVADTIHLVAELVDNATTFSPPGSQVHMTSTLVARGVVVDVADQGLGMKDDVREWANRMMSEPPEFDAMALKADSSLGLFVVARLAARLGLKVMFDSSRYGGTRATILIPSALLANGDQVAENADPEFRGAPATTGTDSHEQEETGRPAGTNGMGRHENNGAAEPARRVPAELPSGRHAEPEPETASETTGVQTISVFEPEPAPAPTPSPRPKRRRAPLPQREPQQNLVAQLRDDPESDATDYHEFSGRTRNTLSAFHKGTRRGRDADAPEDPRATID from the coding sequence GTGAAAAACACAGATGACAAGTCAGGCGAAGGCCACCACAAGTCGATCCGAAAGCGCCTGACCGGCACCGTCCTGATCCCGAGTATCGCGCTCCTCGTCATGTGGATCGCGGGTTCCGGGTACTTCCTGGTGGACGCGATCTACGTGCGCACGGTGGCCTCCTCCGTGCAGGACGTGTCGATCCCCGCCGTCACCGCGCTCGGCGCCGTCCAGCAGGAACGCCAGCTGTCGCTGGTCTACCTGGAACGCCCCCAGGTCGGCCTGCGTGACCTGCAGGCGCAGCAGCAGTCCATCGACAGGTCGCTGACCAGCCTCCGGTCCGCCCTCGGCGAGGTGAAGAGCCTCGTGCCGGACGAGATCGGGCAGCGGATGAACCAGATGGAGGCGAGCCTCGACCAGCTCCCGGTGATCCGCGCGGAGATCAACCTGCGCACGATCTCCAAGGAGCAGGTCAACGACTTCTACAACCGCCTGCTGGACGTCTCGACCGACCTGTTCGACTCGCAGGCCCGCCTGGTGCCCGACGCCGAGTCGACCCAGGGCGGTATGACGTCGGTGGACATCTTCCGCGCCTCGGACCAGATGTCGCGCGCCGCGTCGCTGGCCTCCAGCGCGTTCGCCTCCGGCCAGTTCGCCCCGGCCGACCACCTGCAGTTCGCCCAGCTCGTCGGCAGCTACCGCAACCAGCTGGCGAAGATCGCGAGCTACATGGCCCCCGAGGCGGGGCAGCGCTACCGCGACCTCACCTCGAGCGAGCAGTGGCAGCGCCTCACCGCCGCGGAGAACTCGATCATCACGCACGGGCCGGGCGTGTTCCGCGAGAACGTCGGCGGGCTGACCGTGCGGGAGAACGACTGGCGCGACCTCACCACCGAGGTGTCCGGCCGGCTGATCAGCCTGACCGTCGAGCAGTCGGAGCTGGCCTCCGGCGCCGCGCTGGACAAGGGCAACGTCAACCTGTGGACCGTGATCATCGGCAGTGTCGTCGCCCTGCTCGCGGCGATCGCCTCGATCTGGGTCGCCGTCCGGGTGTCCCGCACGCTGGTCGACCGGACCCTGATGACGCGCCTGGAGCGCCTGCGCAACGACTCGCTGGAACTGGCCCGCACCCGCCTGCCGAGCATCGTGAACCGGCTCAAGGAGGGCGAGTCGGTCGACGTCACCGCCGAGCTGCCCCGCCTGGACCACGGCAAGGACGAGATCGGCCAGGTGGCGGAGGCGTTCAACATCGCGCAGCTGACCGCCGTCCAGGCCGCGGCCAGTGAGGCCAAGGCCCGCAGCGGTGTCAACAACGTGTTCCTCGGCATCGCCCACCGCAACCAGGGCCTGGTGCACCGCCAGCTGCAGATCCTGGACCGGATGGAGAGCCGCGAGGAGAACCCGGAGCAGCTCAAGGGCCTGTTCCAGCTCGACCACCTGGCCACCCGCGCCCGCCGCACCACCGAGAACCTCATCATCCTCGGGGGCAAGCAGCCGGGCCGCCGCTGGCGCAAGCCGGTGTGGCTGATGGACGTGCTGCGCGCCGCGGTGTCCGAGACCGAGCACTACTCGCGGGTCGAGGTGGAGAACGTCCCGCAGGTCGCGATCATCGGGTCCGCGGTCGCCGACACCATCCACCTGGTCGCGGAGCTGGTCGACAACGCCACCACCTTCTCCCCGCCCGGGTCGCAGGTCCACATGACCTCCACCCTCGTCGCGCGCGGCGTCGTGGTGGACGTGGCCGACCAGGGTCTCGGCATGAAGGACGACGTCCGGGAATGGGCCAACCGGATGATGTCGGAACCGCCCGAGTTCGACGCGATGGCCCTGAAAGCCGACTCCAGCCTGGGCCTTTTCGTGGTCGCGCGGCTGGCGGCCCGGCTCGGCCTGAAGGTCATGTTCGACTCCTCGCGCTACGGTGGCACTCGCGCCACGATCCTGATCCCGTCGGCACTGCTCGCCAACGGGGACCAGGTCGCCGAGAACGCCGATCCGGAGTTCCGCGGCGCCCCGGCCACCACCGGGACCGACTCGCACGAGCAGGAGGAGACCGGCCGTCCGGCCGGGACGAACGGTATGGGACGACACGAGAACAACGGCGCCGCCGAGCCCGCTCGGCGGGTCCCGGCGGAGCTCCCCTCGGGACGGCACGCGGAACCGGAACCGGAGACGGCGAGCGAGACCACCGGTGTGCAGACGATCTCGGTGTTCGAGCCGGAGCCCGCGCCGGCGCCGACGCCCTCGCCGCGCCCCAAGCGGCGCCGGGCGCCGCTGCCGCAGCGGGAGCCGCAGCAGAACCTCGTCGCCCAGCTCCGTGACGACCCGGAGTCGGACGCCACCGATTACCACGAGTTCTCCGGTCGGACCCGCAACACGCTCTCGGCGTTCCACAAGGGAACCCGCCGCGGGCGCGACGCAGACGCACCGGAAGACCCCCGGGCCACCATTGACTGA
- a CDS encoding TetR/AcrR family transcriptional regulator produces the protein MGVRPDRKKQLVDAAERLLITEGAAAVTTRRLAAEAGLNQALVHYHFGSMADVLVAVLDRVGDQYAAGVAAAFAGEEPLVARWRRHRDLLIGDARARGWPKIWLELCTLALNQPALRERLAPRLDALRSTFADAVRGEAARRDVPLSEDEVCAVATLWGTAVEGLFVEQLLGYERGHRELLAFLEARLTTAFGDAGD, from the coding sequence GTGGGTGTGCGTCCTGATCGCAAGAAGCAGCTCGTCGACGCCGCCGAGCGGCTGCTGATCACCGAAGGGGCGGCGGCGGTGACGACGCGCAGGCTGGCCGCCGAGGCCGGCCTGAACCAGGCGTTGGTGCACTACCACTTCGGCTCGATGGCCGACGTGCTCGTGGCGGTGCTGGACCGGGTCGGCGACCAGTACGCGGCGGGGGTCGCGGCCGCGTTCGCGGGGGAGGAGCCGCTGGTGGCGCGCTGGCGGCGGCATCGGGACCTGCTGATCGGGGACGCGCGGGCGCGGGGGTGGCCCAAGATCTGGCTCGAGTTGTGCACGCTGGCGCTGAACCAGCCCGCGCTGCGGGAGCGGCTGGCGCCCCGGCTGGACGCGCTGAGGTCGACCTTCGCGGACGCCGTCCGCGGCGAGGCCGCCCGCCGGGACGTGCCGCTGAGTGAGGACGAGGTGTGCGCGGTGGCGACCCTGTGGGGCACCGCGGTCGAGGGGCTGTTCGTGGAGCAGCTCCTCGGGTACGAGCGGGGGCACCGGGAGCTGCTGGCCTTCCTGGAGGCCCGGCTGACAACGGCCTTCGGCGACGCCGGGGACTGA